A section of the Agromyces aurantiacus genome encodes:
- a CDS encoding DUF6049 family protein, giving the protein MPDESTSHRRVRRLLGLAAGAASAALGLSWFIAPIAGSPGVLAAAAAESVEGVRLTIAPADGTAIAAGQPVRIQVEIVNGTDDAIRAGTLTLAVATDGLDDRAEVDAWLAPADGGSNLGTDEVAERATASLAAGAATTLEFTIPAEATSAEDPVVGLAAGLDVDGDAVSTATTIVANTRVPVETPAGLVLAFPLTVPPLATGLIPADRLESWTAPNGLLTRQLDAVSGAPVAVGIDPRVIASIRVLGDAAPESAVEWLARLAAMPNEVFPLAYADADLAAQAQVGLDAPLEPLGFEDVIDPADFPADAGEEPVATDGGATPAPGGTPDTAAVLDWDYTRTDIAWPADETVATGDLDWFAEGGLTTAILSPGNVEGGGDDTNAGARIEGRTAVVADARVTDALRDAAAASSDTAWRGATARLTAELALAGHDDAVTLLGTFARSAGLEADRVEETVAALAPGQWARPATLADAVGAPPTSRTLASTPEDRQRIENIDRMLQAERSVQEFSDVLADPAPLTFPTRRDLLALLDVGWFDQPEEWTSSVGTWLVDRRAVTDSVSIVPTSSVLVVASETGIPITIENDLPYPVDVVVEVAPSNGRLIVEETVEATVEAESRSTVQVPVAAGVGSGEVNLEVSLTSPDGTPVGTSVRIPANVQADWEGLGATVLAAIAVAVFAIGLIRAFRRRRRDRTAETTDTDAADTSSRADGPDATSRPAEPESTGRDALDEQGSPVAATSPDDVVTSDGPTGDAVPAPEPRGPIE; this is encoded by the coding sequence ATGCCGGACGAGTCGACCTCCCATCGACGCGTCCGCCGACTCCTCGGGCTCGCCGCCGGCGCGGCGTCCGCCGCACTCGGCCTCTCCTGGTTCATCGCCCCGATCGCGGGCTCGCCTGGCGTGTTGGCCGCCGCGGCCGCCGAGTCGGTGGAGGGAGTCCGGCTCACCATCGCCCCCGCCGACGGCACGGCGATCGCCGCCGGCCAGCCGGTGCGGATCCAGGTCGAGATCGTCAACGGCACGGATGACGCGATCCGCGCCGGCACGCTGACGCTCGCGGTCGCGACCGACGGGCTCGACGATCGCGCCGAGGTCGACGCCTGGCTCGCCCCGGCCGACGGTGGCTCGAATCTCGGCACCGACGAGGTCGCCGAGCGCGCGACCGCATCGCTCGCGGCCGGTGCCGCGACGACGCTCGAGTTCACGATCCCCGCCGAGGCGACGAGCGCCGAGGACCCGGTGGTCGGCCTCGCGGCCGGCCTCGACGTCGACGGCGACGCGGTCTCGACCGCCACGACGATCGTCGCGAACACGCGCGTGCCCGTCGAGACCCCGGCGGGCCTGGTGCTCGCCTTTCCGCTGACGGTGCCCCCGCTCGCGACCGGGCTGATCCCCGCCGACCGCCTCGAATCGTGGACGGCACCGAACGGCCTGCTCACGCGCCAGCTCGACGCGGTCTCCGGTGCCCCCGTCGCGGTCGGCATCGATCCTCGGGTGATCGCGTCGATCCGCGTGCTCGGCGACGCCGCGCCCGAGAGCGCCGTCGAGTGGCTCGCGCGGCTCGCGGCGATGCCGAACGAGGTCTTCCCGCTCGCGTACGCCGACGCCGATCTCGCCGCGCAGGCCCAGGTCGGGCTCGACGCGCCGCTCGAACCGCTCGGCTTCGAGGACGTGATCGACCCCGCCGACTTCCCGGCCGACGCGGGCGAGGAGCCGGTCGCGACCGACGGCGGCGCGACGCCGGCACCGGGCGGCACCCCCGACACCGCGGCGGTGCTCGACTGGGACTACACGCGCACCGACATCGCGTGGCCCGCCGACGAGACCGTCGCGACCGGCGACCTCGACTGGTTCGCGGAGGGCGGCCTGACCACCGCGATCCTCTCACCCGGCAACGTCGAGGGCGGCGGCGACGACACGAACGCCGGAGCCCGGATCGAGGGCCGCACCGCCGTGGTCGCCGACGCGCGCGTCACCGACGCCCTGCGGGATGCGGCGGCCGCGTCATCCGACACCGCCTGGCGCGGCGCGACGGCCCGCTTGACGGCCGAGCTCGCGCTCGCCGGCCACGACGACGCGGTCACGCTGCTGGGCACGTTCGCCCGGTCGGCGGGCCTGGAGGCCGATCGCGTCGAGGAGACGGTCGCGGCGCTCGCGCCGGGGCAGTGGGCGCGCCCGGCGACGCTCGCCGACGCCGTCGGGGCGCCCCCGACGTCGCGGACGCTCGCGTCGACCCCCGAGGACCGGCAGCGGATCGAGAACATCGACCGGATGCTGCAGGCCGAGCGCTCGGTCCAGGAGTTCTCCGACGTGCTCGCGGATCCTGCGCCGCTGACCTTCCCGACCCGGCGCGACCTGCTGGCGCTGCTCGACGTCGGCTGGTTCGACCAGCCCGAGGAGTGGACTTCGTCGGTGGGCACGTGGCTCGTGGACCGTCGAGCCGTGACGGATTCGGTCTCGATCGTGCCGACCAGCAGCGTGCTCGTCGTGGCGAGCGAGACGGGCATCCCGATCACCATCGAGAACGACCTGCCGTACCCGGTCGACGTCGTCGTCGAGGTGGCCCCGTCGAACGGCCGCCTGATCGTCGAGGAGACCGTCGAAGCCACGGTCGAGGCCGAGAGCCGAAGCACCGTGCAGGTGCCCGTCGCCGCGGGCGTCGGCAGCGGCGAGGTGAACCTCGAGGTCTCGCTCACCTCGCCCGACGGCACGCCCGTCGGCACGAGCGTGCGGATCCCCGCGAACGTGCAGGCCGACTGGGAGGGCCTCGGCGCGACCGTGCTCGCCGCGATCGCGGTCGCGGTGTTCGCGATCGGCCTGATCCGGGCCTTTCGCCGCCGCCGGCGCGACCGCACGGCCGAGACGACCGACACGGACGCGGCGGACACGTCGTCCCGGGCGGACGGTCCGGACGCGACGTCCCGCCCGGCCGAGCCGGAGTCGACCGGGCGCGACGCCCTCGACGAACAGGGCTCCCCGGTCGCGGCCACGAGCCCCGACGACGTCGTGACGAGCGACGGGCCCACCGGTGACGCCGTTCCCGCCCCCGAACCCCGAGGACCGATCGAATGA
- the murJ gene encoding murein biosynthesis integral membrane protein MurJ, translated as MTDRIARASLFLASGTIVSRILGFLKAIVLAATIGVVGSASADAFAVANGLPNTVYVIVAGGVLSAVLVPQIVRAATHEDGGAAYINKLVTLALVVIGAATLVATALAPLLAWIYGGNFPPDTLALATAFAFWCLPQIFFYGLYTLLGEVLNARRSFGPFTWVPVLNNVVALLGLVAFGVLFGFDPTGSRTADEWTPGMIALLAGSATLGIVAQAVVLFWFWGRIGLRYRPDFRWRGVGLRSAGRMAGWTFGMLLLTTLAGIVQTRVVSEASGYGASVAATDAAWLIFMLPHSVITVSIATAYFTRMSEHARDGLLDRVRQDLSGAVRGVGLILTLASAVLVVVAYPFAAVFQPGNFTSVSALGNVIAAFALGLVAFSVLFVVQRTFYALGDTRTPFLFTLVQVIVFSIAALACLLFLPREWIAVGVALSTTVAVVIQLGLAVALLRPKLGTLDGRRVVVSLARDLGAVIVPVAAGFATLWAFGGFREGGFAIADRWSAIVVMAIVGSVMALLYGGILWLLRSPELRGFVAPALERLRRR; from the coding sequence ATGACTGACCGCATCGCCCGCGCGAGCCTGTTCCTCGCGTCGGGCACGATCGTCTCGCGCATCCTCGGTTTCCTGAAGGCGATCGTGCTGGCGGCGACGATCGGCGTCGTCGGCTCGGCGAGCGCCGACGCGTTCGCCGTGGCGAACGGCCTGCCGAACACCGTCTACGTGATCGTGGCGGGCGGCGTGCTCAGCGCCGTGCTCGTCCCCCAGATCGTGCGGGCGGCGACGCATGAGGACGGCGGCGCCGCCTACATCAACAAGCTCGTCACGCTCGCGCTCGTGGTGATCGGCGCGGCGACGCTCGTCGCGACCGCGCTCGCGCCCCTGCTGGCCTGGATCTACGGCGGCAACTTCCCGCCCGACACGCTCGCCCTCGCGACGGCGTTCGCGTTCTGGTGCCTGCCGCAGATCTTCTTCTACGGCCTCTACACGCTGCTCGGCGAGGTGCTCAATGCGCGCCGCAGCTTCGGCCCGTTCACGTGGGTGCCCGTGCTGAACAACGTCGTCGCGCTCCTCGGCCTCGTCGCGTTCGGCGTGCTGTTCGGCTTCGACCCCACCGGCAGCCGCACGGCCGACGAGTGGACCCCCGGCATGATCGCCCTGCTCGCGGGCTCCGCGACGCTCGGCATCGTGGCCCAGGCCGTGGTGCTGTTCTGGTTCTGGGGCCGCATCGGCCTGCGTTACCGCCCCGACTTCCGCTGGCGGGGGGTCGGGCTCCGCTCGGCAGGGCGCATGGCCGGCTGGACGTTCGGGATGCTGCTGCTCACCACGCTCGCGGGCATCGTGCAGACGCGCGTGGTGAGCGAGGCGTCCGGCTACGGCGCCTCGGTGGCCGCGACGGATGCCGCGTGGCTCATCTTCATGCTGCCGCACTCGGTGATCACCGTCTCGATCGCGACCGCGTACTTCACGCGCATGAGCGAGCACGCGCGCGACGGCCTGCTCGACCGCGTCCGGCAGGATCTCTCGGGCGCGGTCCGCGGTGTGGGCCTGATCCTCACGCTCGCCTCCGCCGTGCTGGTGGTGGTCGCGTACCCGTTCGCGGCGGTGTTCCAGCCGGGGAACTTCACGAGCGTCTCGGCGCTCGGCAACGTCATCGCCGCCTTCGCGCTCGGCCTTGTCGCCTTCAGCGTGCTCTTCGTGGTGCAGCGCACGTTCTACGCGCTCGGCGACACGCGCACGCCGTTCCTGTTCACGCTCGTGCAGGTCATCGTGTTCTCCATCGCCGCGCTCGCGTGCCTGCTGTTCCTGCCGCGCGAGTGGATCGCGGTGGGCGTGGCGCTCTCGACGACCGTCGCCGTCGTCATCCAGCTGGGGCTGGCCGTCGCCCTACTGCGGCCGAAGCTCGGCACCCTCGACGGCCGTCGCGTGGTCGTGAGCCTCGCGCGCGACCTCGGCGCCGTCATCGTGCCCGTCGCCGCCGGCTTCGCGACGCTCTGGGCGTTCGGCGGGTTCCGTGAAGGCGGGTTCGCGATCGCCGACCGCTGGAGCGCGATCGTCGTCATGGCGATCGTCGGCTCGGTCATGGCGCTGCTGTACGGGGGCATCCTCTGGCTGCTGCGCTCCCCGGAGCTGCGCGGGTTCGTCGCCCCGGCGCTGGAGCGCCTGCGCCGCCGCTGA
- the trxB gene encoding thioredoxin-disulfide reductase codes for MRDIIIIGSGPAGFTAAIYAARAELKPMLIASSVEIGGELMNTTEVENFPGFPEGIMGPDLMGKMQAQAERFGTEVVYDDVVELDLEGPVKRVKLGNGDLHEAKALIFATGSAYRKLGLPEEERLSGHGLSWCATCDGFFFREKTIAVVGGGDSAMEEATFLTRFADKVYVIHRRDSLKASKIMQQRAFDNPKIEFVWNSAVEAIHGDTAVTGVTLRDTVTGDVRGLDLDGLFVAIGNDPRTHLVHGKLDLTPEGTIAVQGRSSRTSVVGVFAAGDVIDPTYRQAVTAAGSGTVAALDAEHYLAALDDTSSPEEAESEAEALDEAVAVDRLAEVN; via the coding sequence TTGCGCGACATCATCATCATCGGATCGGGGCCGGCGGGCTTCACCGCCGCCATCTACGCGGCCCGCGCCGAGCTGAAGCCGATGCTCATCGCGAGCTCCGTCGAGATCGGCGGCGAGCTGATGAACACGACCGAGGTCGAGAACTTCCCCGGCTTCCCCGAGGGCATCATGGGCCCCGACCTGATGGGCAAGATGCAGGCCCAGGCCGAGCGGTTCGGCACCGAGGTCGTCTACGACGACGTCGTCGAGCTCGACCTCGAGGGACCGGTCAAGCGCGTGAAGCTCGGCAACGGCGACCTGCACGAGGCGAAGGCGCTGATCTTCGCGACGGGCTCCGCCTACCGCAAGCTCGGGCTGCCCGAGGAGGAGCGCCTCTCGGGGCACGGCCTGTCGTGGTGCGCGACGTGCGACGGCTTCTTCTTCCGGGAGAAGACCATCGCCGTCGTCGGCGGCGGCGACTCCGCGATGGAGGAGGCGACCTTCCTCACTCGCTTCGCCGACAAGGTCTACGTGATCCACCGCCGCGACTCGCTCAAGGCGTCGAAGATCATGCAGCAGCGCGCGTTCGACAACCCGAAGATCGAGTTCGTCTGGAACTCCGCGGTCGAGGCGATCCACGGCGACACCGCCGTGACCGGTGTCACGCTCCGCGATACCGTGACGGGTGACGTGCGCGGCCTCGACCTCGACGGCCTGTTCGTCGCGATCGGCAACGACCCTCGCACGCACCTCGTGCACGGCAAGCTCGACCTCACCCCCGAGGGCACCATCGCGGTGCAGGGCCGCTCGTCGCGGACCTCGGTGGTGGGCGTGTTCGCCGCGGGCGACGTGATCGACCCGACGTACCGCCAGGCCGTGACCGCGGCCGGCTCGGGCACGGTCGCCGCGCTCGACGCCGAGCACTACCTCGCCGCCCTCGACGACACGTCCTCGCCCGAGGAGGCCGAATCAGAGGCCGAGGCCCTCGACGAGGCCGTCGCGGTCGACCGGCTGGCCGAGGTCAACTGA
- the trxA gene encoding thioredoxin, whose product MTARAVTEATWEQEVLNNEKAVLVDFWAEWCGPCRAVSPILDQIATEHSDKLDIVKLNVDENPGLAMKYQITAIPAFKVFEKGEVVKTVIGAKPKPALEADLAAYIA is encoded by the coding sequence ATGACTGCACGCGCAGTGACCGAGGCCACCTGGGAGCAGGAGGTCCTGAACAACGAGAAGGCCGTGCTGGTCGACTTCTGGGCCGAGTGGTGCGGCCCGTGTCGCGCGGTGAGCCCGATCCTCGACCAGATCGCGACCGAGCACTCCGACAAGCTCGACATCGTCAAGCTCAACGTCGACGAGAACCCCGGCCTGGCGATGAAGTACCAGATCACCGCCATCCCCGCGTTCAAGGTGTTCGAGAAGGGCGAGGTCGTGAAGACGGTCATCGGCGCCAAGCCGAAGCCCGCCCTCGAGGCCGACCTCGCCGCCTACATCGCGTAG
- a CDS encoding aminotransferase-like domain-containing protein yields MTSDVPQRTGNNLDPWYANYAERAAGFAASEVRALFAVASRPEVVSLAGGMPFVSALPQELITSAFERVMREQGPVALQYGSGQGIPSLREHILDVMSLEGIRASVDNVVTSTGSQQALDFVAKLFLDPGDVVLAEAPSYVGAMGVFRSYQASVVHVAMDDDGLIPEALRQTIAHLRGQGRRIKFLYTIPNFHNPAGVTLSASRRPEILEICRSNEILVLEDNPYGLLHFDEPAPDALRSMDPEGVIYLGSFSKTLAPGFRVGWALAPHAIREKLILAAESAILSPSSFSQLVVSEYLSQADWRGQIDAFRGVYRERKDAMIEALGEYLPQLSWTNPNGGFYVWVTLPDVLDSKQMLPRAVRELVAYTPGTAFFADGRGRHAMRLSFCYPTPDAIRLGIRRLATVVNGELDLLDTFAGTGSLQSPERPGIEAAPPTDLK; encoded by the coding sequence GTGACCTCTGACGTGCCCCAGCGCACCGGCAACAACCTCGACCCCTGGTACGCGAACTACGCCGAGCGAGCCGCCGGCTTCGCCGCATCCGAGGTCCGAGCCCTGTTCGCCGTCGCGTCGCGGCCCGAGGTCGTCTCGCTCGCGGGCGGCATGCCCTTCGTGTCGGCGCTGCCGCAGGAGCTCATCACCTCGGCGTTCGAGCGGGTCATGCGCGAACAGGGCCCGGTGGCCCTCCAGTACGGCTCCGGCCAGGGCATCCCGTCGCTGCGCGAGCACATCCTCGACGTCATGTCGCTCGAGGGCATCCGCGCGTCCGTCGACAACGTCGTGACCTCGACCGGCTCGCAGCAGGCGCTCGACTTCGTCGCGAAGCTCTTCCTCGACCCGGGCGACGTCGTGCTCGCCGAGGCGCCGTCGTACGTGGGCGCCATGGGCGTGTTCCGCTCGTACCAGGCGTCGGTCGTGCACGTCGCGATGGACGACGACGGGCTGATCCCCGAGGCGCTCCGCCAGACCATCGCGCACCTCCGCGGGCAGGGCCGGCGCATCAAGTTCCTCTACACCATCCCGAACTTCCACAATCCGGCCGGTGTGACGCTCTCCGCGTCCCGGCGGCCCGAGATCCTCGAGATCTGCCGGTCGAACGAGATCCTGGTGCTCGAGGACAACCCCTACGGCCTGCTGCACTTCGACGAGCCTGCGCCCGACGCGCTGCGTTCGATGGACCCCGAGGGCGTGATCTACCTGGGGTCGTTCTCGAAGACGCTCGCTCCCGGGTTCCGAGTGGGCTGGGCGCTCGCGCCCCATGCCATCCGCGAGAAGCTCATCCTCGCCGCGGAGTCCGCGATCCTCTCGCCGTCCTCCTTCAGCCAGCTCGTGGTCTCCGAGTACCTCTCGCAGGCCGACTGGCGGGGGCAGATCGACGCGTTCCGCGGGGTCTACCGCGAACGCAAGGACGCGATGATCGAAGCGCTGGGGGAGTACCTGCCGCAGCTGTCGTGGACCAACCCGAACGGCGGGTTCTACGTGTGGGTCACGCTGCCCGACGTGCTGGACTCCAAGCAGATGCTGCCGCGCGCGGTGCGCGAGCTCGTCGCCTATACGCCCGGCACGGCGTTCTTCGCCGACGGACGCGGTCGACACGCCATGCGACTGTCGTTCTGCTATCCGACGCCCGACGCGATCCGCCTCGGCATCCGCCGGCTCGCCACCGTGGTCAATGGCGAGCTCGACCTGCTCGACACCTTCGCCGGAACGGGATCCCTGCAGTCGCCCGAGCGACCCGGGATCGAAGCGGCACCCCCCACCGATCTCAAGTAG
- a CDS encoding D-alanine--D-alanine ligase family protein, translating into MSESTGLFVVVLAGGISHERDVSLRSGRRVADALAQAGHRVELLDPDAGLLPYLAERRPDVVFPALHGSSGEDGSLLELLAALRVPTVGSTGAAARRAWSKPIATSLVAEAGVAVPESIVLSHEAFRELGAASVLRVVRDALDGDLVVKPASGGSAQGVTIVEDPTELPRAMVDAFTYDDVAVVERRVVGTELAIAVVEDDGAPRALTAVEIVPSTGVYSFQERYNAGETTFFAPCRLDADSVARATEAALLAHRTLGLRDLSRVDLIVDDAGTPWFLEANVLPGLTETSLVPLAIEASETDAASVYDALVRAAISRTR; encoded by the coding sequence ATGAGCGAATCCACTGGCCTGTTCGTCGTCGTGCTCGCGGGCGGGATCTCGCATGAGCGGGATGTCTCGCTGCGCTCCGGACGACGCGTGGCCGACGCGCTGGCCCAGGCGGGGCACCGCGTGGAGCTGCTCGATCCCGACGCCGGCCTGCTGCCGTACCTCGCCGAACGACGCCCCGACGTCGTGTTCCCCGCGTTGCACGGGTCGAGCGGGGAGGACGGCTCGCTGCTCGAGCTGCTCGCGGCCCTCCGGGTGCCGACCGTGGGCTCGACCGGAGCGGCCGCGCGACGTGCCTGGTCGAAGCCGATCGCCACGTCGCTCGTGGCGGAAGCCGGCGTCGCGGTGCCCGAGTCGATCGTGCTCTCGCACGAGGCGTTCCGCGAGCTCGGCGCCGCGAGCGTGCTGCGCGTCGTGCGCGACGCACTCGACGGCGACCTCGTGGTGAAGCCCGCATCGGGCGGGTCCGCGCAGGGCGTGACCATCGTGGAGGACCCGACGGAGCTGCCTCGCGCGATGGTCGACGCGTTCACCTACGATGACGTCGCGGTCGTCGAGCGGCGCGTGGTCGGCACGGAACTCGCGATCGCTGTCGTCGAGGATGATGGCGCGCCGCGAGCGCTCACGGCGGTCGAGATCGTGCCGTCGACCGGGGTGTACTCGTTCCAGGAACGCTACAACGCGGGGGAGACCACGTTCTTCGCACCCTGCCGGCTCGACGCGGACTCGGTCGCCCGCGCGACGGAGGCCGCGCTGCTCGCACACCGGACTCTCGGACTGCGCGACCTCTCCCGCGTCGACCTCATCGTCGACGACGCCGGAACGCCGTGGTTCCTCGAGGCCAATGTCCTTCCCGGGCTGACCGAGACCTCGCTCGTCCCGCTCGCGATCGAGGCGTCCGAGACGGATGCCGCGAGCGTGTACGACGCGCTCGTCCGCGCTGCGATCTCCCGCACCCGCTGA
- a CDS encoding ParB/RepB/Spo0J family partition protein: MATKRTGLGRGIGALIPTTEEAPRATRPVDVFFNESDAPKTAMAAVENAADANLVTVPGAHLARLNPDDIVPNAQQPRSVFDPDDLAELVHSIREFGVLQPIVVRRHPEEPGKFELVMGERRLRATKAAGLDTIPAVIKDTADDAMLRDALLENLHRSQLNPLEEASAYQQLLADFGITQEELASRIGRSRPQISNTLRLLKLPETVQLRVAAGVLSAGHARAILAAGDPEAMQRLADKIVNEDLSVRAAEAIVAETPKPGRAKPAAGKRQEFLDDLSTRLGDRLDTRVRISLGSRKGQISIDFATVQDLRRILNELGEDLEGM, from the coding sequence ATGGCGACGAAGCGCACGGGGCTCGGCCGCGGCATCGGTGCCCTGATCCCCACGACCGAAGAGGCCCCGCGCGCGACGCGGCCGGTCGATGTCTTCTTCAACGAATCCGACGCACCGAAGACGGCGATGGCGGCGGTCGAGAATGCCGCGGATGCGAACCTGGTCACCGTGCCCGGCGCCCACCTCGCGCGGCTGAATCCCGACGACATCGTTCCGAACGCCCAACAGCCCCGCAGCGTGTTCGATCCTGACGACCTCGCCGAGCTCGTGCACAGCATCCGGGAATTCGGCGTCCTGCAGCCCATCGTCGTGCGGCGGCACCCCGAGGAGCCCGGCAAGTTCGAGCTGGTCATGGGTGAGCGTCGGCTCCGGGCCACCAAGGCCGCCGGGCTCGACACGATCCCCGCGGTCATCAAGGACACGGCCGACGACGCTATGCTCCGGGACGCCCTCCTCGAGAACCTCCACCGCTCGCAGCTGAATCCGCTCGAGGAGGCGTCGGCGTACCAGCAGCTCCTCGCCGACTTCGGCATCACGCAGGAGGAGCTCGCGTCCCGCATCGGCCGATCGCGGCCGCAGATCTCGAACACCCTCCGCCTGCTCAAGCTCCCCGAGACGGTCCAGTTGCGGGTCGCCGCGGGCGTGCTCAGCGCCGGCCACGCACGCGCCATCCTCGCCGCAGGCGACCCGGAGGCGATGCAGCGGCTGGCCGACAAGATCGTGAACGAGGACCTGTCCGTCCGCGCAGCGGAGGCGATCGTCGCCGAGACGCCGAAGCCGGGACGTGCGAAGCCCGCAGCCGGCAAGCGTCAGGAGTTCCTCGACGACCTGTCGACCCGGCTCGGTGATCGGCTCGACACGCGGGTCCGGATCAGCCTCGGGTCGCGGAAGGGCCAGATCAGCATCGACTTCGCCACGGTCCAGGACCTGCGACGCATCCTCAACGAACTCGGCGAGGACCTCGAGGGCATGTGA
- a CDS encoding ParA family protein — MADQLADETRRRLALDEAVLPLPASTRIFTISNQKGGVGKTTSAVNLAAALARTGARVLVIDLDPQGNASTALGVEHRSDQQSVYEVLVGDLPIAEVVHRSTEHENLDCVPATIHLAGAEIELVSLVAREQRLRRALDAHLAQMESPYDYVFIDCPPSLGLLTINAFVAAREVLIPIQCEYYALEGLSQLLSNIELIERHLNPDLRLSTILLTMYDSRTNLAQQVAQEVRDHFPTQTLETIIPRSVRVSEAPSYGQSVITYDFTSSGSLSYREAAAEIAWRAASEQKESD; from the coding sequence CTGGCCGATCAGCTTGCCGACGAGACACGTCGGCGACTCGCTCTCGACGAAGCAGTGCTTCCGCTCCCCGCGTCGACGCGCATCTTCACGATCTCGAACCAGAAGGGCGGCGTGGGGAAGACGACCTCCGCCGTGAACCTCGCTGCGGCGCTCGCCCGCACCGGCGCTCGCGTCCTCGTGATCGACCTCGACCCGCAGGGCAACGCGTCGACCGCCCTGGGCGTCGAGCACCGTTCCGACCAGCAGAGCGTCTACGAAGTCCTCGTCGGCGACCTGCCGATCGCCGAGGTCGTCCACCGTTCGACCGAGCACGAGAACCTGGATTGCGTACCGGCGACCATCCACCTCGCGGGCGCAGAAATCGAACTGGTCTCGCTCGTCGCCCGTGAGCAGCGACTCCGCCGGGCGCTCGATGCGCATCTCGCGCAGATGGAGTCGCCCTACGACTACGTGTTCATCGACTGCCCGCCGTCGCTCGGACTGCTCACCATCAACGCGTTCGTCGCGGCGCGCGAGGTCCTGATCCCGATCCAGTGCGAGTACTACGCGCTGGAGGGCCTCTCGCAGCTCCTCAGCAACATCGAACTCATCGAGCGTCACCTCAACCCCGACCTTCGGCTCAGCACGATCCTCCTCACCATGTACGACTCGCGGACGAACCTCGCCCAGCAGGTCGCCCAGGAGGTTCGGGATCACTTCCCGACCCAGACGCTCGAGACGATCATTCCCCGGTCGGTGCGCGTCTCGGAGGCCCCCAGCTACGGTCAGAGCGTGATCACGTACGACTTCACGTCGAGCGGCTCGCTCTCGTACCGCGAGGCGGCCGCGGAGATCGCGTGGCGAGCCGCATCCGAACAGAAGGAGTCCGACTGA
- a CDS encoding DUF4166 domain-containing protein, whose protein sequence is MTSIFERALGSDQFERLHPMLQRRFGVGLDRGEACIGRGVMSEIRRGPWWTVPFLHLGRLRNVLIPYIGTDVPFTIENYPYLDPLGRETITFVRGYTIGAQRRRFDATMILVDGRIVDYLGTHQHLAVDLELGVDDDGSLRLRSGAQWFYERMIGFRFPPLFTGRATLHERYDEETARFHIALDVRMNDSASCSATAGVSRANGFRRGTRQCGSNRFGTKHAPEQPAGIGGQRALGDADAVADRITSNVGRPPIFARALSAGASTRRSAGVVPHCHPNRRSW, encoded by the coding sequence ATGACCTCGATCTTCGAGCGAGCGCTCGGCTCCGATCAGTTCGAACGGCTGCACCCCATGCTCCAGCGCCGCTTCGGGGTGGGCCTGGACCGCGGCGAGGCCTGCATCGGACGGGGAGTGATGTCGGAGATCCGGCGCGGGCCGTGGTGGACGGTGCCGTTCCTCCACCTCGGTCGGCTGCGCAACGTCCTGATCCCGTACATCGGTACCGACGTGCCGTTCACCATCGAGAACTACCCGTACCTCGACCCGCTCGGTCGTGAGACGATCACCTTCGTGCGCGGCTACACCATCGGCGCGCAGCGGCGACGGTTCGATGCGACGATGATCCTCGTCGACGGTCGCATCGTCGATTATCTGGGCACGCACCAGCACCTCGCCGTCGATCTCGAGCTGGGAGTCGATGACGATGGCTCACTCCGGCTGAGATCCGGCGCTCAATGGTTCTACGAACGGATGATCGGCTTCAGATTCCCTCCGCTCTTCACCGGGCGCGCCACGTTGCATGAGCGCTACGACGAGGAGACCGCGCGGTTCCACATCGCGCTGGATGTGCGCATGAACGATTCGGCTTCGTGTTCGGCTACCGCGGGAGTTTCACGTGCGAATGGATTCCGGCGAGGGACGCGCCAGTGCGGCTCAAACCGGTTCGGCACGAAGCACGCACCTGAGCAGCCGGCGGGGATCGGCGGCCAGCGGGCCCTCGGGGATGCCGATGCCGTCGCGGACCGCATCACGTCGAACGTCGGAAGACCGCCGATCTTCGCCCGCGCACTGAGCGCTGGAGCGTCGACGCGACGCTCGGCGGGCGTCGTTCCGCACTGCCACCCGAACCGCCGATCCTGGTGA